The proteins below come from a single Malus sylvestris chromosome 3, drMalSylv7.2, whole genome shotgun sequence genomic window:
- the LOC126617139 gene encoding uncharacterized protein LOC126617139: MDMSVARKQRKLQLNELDEIRNDAYESSRIYKEKSKAFHDKMILRKSFVIGQKVLLFNSRLRLFPVEIQSAKTGYMFKVNGHRLKPYYESFAEHDVEVVPLQEPVPFG; the protein is encoded by the exons ATGGACATGAGTGTTGCCAGAAAGCAAAGAAAGCTTCAATTAAATGAGTTAGACGAAATCCGGAATGATGCATACGAGTCTAGTCGAATAtacaaggagaaatcaaaggcatttcatgacaagatgatctTAAGGAAGAGCTTTGTCATTGGACAGAAAGTTCTTCTAtttaattctcgccttcggttattTCCAG TGGAAATCCAAAGTGCAAAGACCGGATACatgttcaaagtgaatgggcatagACTCAAGCCATATTACGAGTCTTTTGCGGAGCATGATGTGGAGGTTGTACCTCTCCAAGAACCAGTTCCCTTTGGATGA